Proteins encoded within one genomic window of Triticum aestivum cultivar Chinese Spring chromosome 2D, IWGSC CS RefSeq v2.1, whole genome shotgun sequence:
- the LOC123052151 gene encoding pentatricopeptide repeat-containing protein PNM1, mitochondrial has translation MWRRHLLRRLLPSPATAGTPSPLVRHLSTTPTPSSTTDTTSIASSLAAAVTKLSSTPAPATSPDAYFSLHFSDVRPTNALLAETLSLSPPATSRAAADLFRFLVRRSLHPSDGALALVVRHLARRRDFPAVRTLLQEFPSALGPDTVDAYLFHLARAGRATDALKVFDELPGELRTRGALTSLVSSLSSEGFPQLAERAVKKIAHEIFPDDNICTLLVSGYADAGKLDHALRLIGETRNGGFQPGLDAYNAVLDCVCRLCRKKDPLRMPVEAEKFLVDMEANGIPRDAGTFRVLIKNLCKIRRTEDAMNLFRQMGEWGCSPDADTYLVLIKSLYQAARISEGDELMIWMRSAGFGDKLDRKAYYGFIKVLCGIERVEHAVKVFRLMKGYGHAPGTKSYSLLIEKLASHNLGDRSNALFREAVARGITVTPGVYKIDKRYVKEKKEKKVKKKLTLPEKKILKSKRLYKLKMSFVKKPKRRMRA, from the coding sequence ATGTggcgccgccacctcctccgccgcctcctacCATCTCCGGCCACGGCCGGCACCCCCTCCCCGTTGGTTCGCCACCTCTCCACGACACCCACCCCCTCCTCCACCACCGATACCACCTCCAtcgcctcctccctcgccgccgcggtCACCAAGCTCTCATCCACCCCGGCCCCCGCCACCTCCCCGGACGCCTACTTCTCCCTCCACTTCTCCGACGTCCGCCCTACCAACGCGCTCCTCGCCGAGacgctctccctctcccctcccgccACCTCGCGCGCCGCCGCTGACCTCTTCCGCTTCCTCGTCCGCCGCTCGCTCCACCCCTCCGACGGTGCTCTCGCTCTCGTCGTCCGtcacctcgcccgccgccgcgACTTTCCTGCCGTCCGCACGCTCCTTCAGGAGTTCCCCTCCGCGCTAGGGCCAGACACAGTCGACGCCTACCTCTTTCATCTGGCGAGAGCTGGGCGCGCCACGGACGCGCTCAAGGTGTTCGACGAATTGCCTGGGGAGCTTCGCACCCGTGGGGCGCTCACTTCGCTGGTCTCCTCCCTCTCGTCCGAGGGCTTCCCACAGCTTGCAGAGCGTGCTGTCAAGAAGATCGCTCATGAGATCTTCCCGGATGACAATATTTGCACTTTGCTGGTATCTGGTTATGCTGATGCTGGTAAGCTTGACCATGCGCTAAGGCTGATCGGTGAGACACGAAATGGTGGGTTCCAGCCAGGTTTGGATGCCTACAATGCTGTTCTTGATTGTGTCTGCCGTCTCTGCCGCAAGAAAGACCCGTTAAGGATGCCTGTAGAGGCAGAGAAGTTCTTAGTTGACATGGAGGCCAATGGCATTCCCCGGGATGCGGGAACGTTCCGGGTGctgataaaaaatctctgtaagatTCGCAGGACTGAGGATGCAATGAACCTGTTCCGACAAATGGGCGAGTGGGGATGCTCGCCAGATGCTGACACATATCTTGTGCTTATCAAGAGCTTGTACCAGGCTGCCAGGATCTCTGAAGGGGATGAGTTGATGATTTGGATGCGGTCTGCAGGTTTTGGAGATAAACTCGATAGGAAGGCGTATTATGGATTCATCAAGGTTTTATGTGGGATTGAGAGGGTTGAGCATGCTGTCAAGGTGTTCCGCCTGATGAAAGGATACGGGCATGCACCTGGAACGAAATCATATAGCCTGCTGATTGAGAAGCTGGCTAGTCATAATTTAGGGGATCGTTCAAATGCACTGTTCAGGGAGGCAGTAGCGCGTGGGATTACCGTGACACCAGGAGTCTATAAGATTGACAAGAGGTATGtgaaagagaagaaggagaagaaggtgaAGAAAAAGCTGACTTTACCGGAGAAGAAGATATTAAAGAGCAAGCGGCTGTACAAGCTCAAAATGAGCTTTGTCAAGAAGCCTAAGCGGCGAATGAGGGCTTGA